In Qingshengfaniella alkalisoli, a single genomic region encodes these proteins:
- a CDS encoding transporter substrate-binding domain-containing protein has protein sequence MKSIALSAGIIAASCVAGVAQADKLDDIIGSGTLRCAVVLDFPPMGMRDENNEPIGFDVDYCNDLAAALGVEAEIVETPFPERIPALMSNRVDVGVASTSDTLERAKTVGFSIPYFAFEMAVTANDETGIASFEDMKGHTVGAVAGTYEAIALEEYVNEWGDGTFRPYQTQADVFLALSQGQLDATVSTSTVAQANVQSGKFDGISVVGKAPFDIDYVALFAKRDEYGLINYLDLFVNQQVRTGRYDELYEKWVGGDVPQLTVPNAYR, from the coding sequence ATGAAATCCATTGCACTTTCCGCCGGCATCATCGCAGCGTCCTGCGTTGCGGGCGTGGCTCAGGCTGACAAGCTCGACGACATCATCGGGTCCGGTACGCTGCGTTGCGCTGTTGTGCTCGACTTTCCACCTATGGGCATGCGCGACGAGAACAACGAACCGATCGGCTTTGATGTCGATTACTGTAACGACCTCGCCGCCGCGCTTGGCGTCGAAGCCGAAATCGTCGAAACCCCCTTTCCCGAACGTATCCCTGCCTTGATGTCAAACCGCGTCGATGTAGGCGTGGCGTCGACCTCTGATACGCTGGAACGTGCCAAGACGGTTGGTTTCTCGATCCCCTATTTCGCCTTTGAAATGGCCGTCACCGCGAATGACGAAACGGGCATCGCGTCTTTCGAGGACATGAAGGGCCACACCGTTGGTGCCGTGGCCGGCACCTACGAAGCCATCGCGCTGGAAGAGTATGTAAATGAGTGGGGCGATGGCACGTTCCGTCCTTACCAGACCCAGGCCGATGTGTTCCTTGCGCTCAGCCAAGGTCAGTTGGACGCAACCGTGTCCACCTCCACCGTTGCACAGGCCAACGTCCAGTCGGGCAAGTTCGACGGCATTTCCGTCGTTGGCAAGGCACCGTTCGACATCGACTACGTTGCCCTGTTCGCGAAGCGCGACGAATACGGCCTGATCAACTATCTCGACCTGTTCGTGAACCAGCAGGTTCGCACCGGCCGCTATGACGAGCTGTACGAAAAGTGGGTTGGCGGTGACGTGCCGCA